TTGCTTCGCAGATTCAGCGCTTGCCGCAAACCCTTATCAACGTTCCCAATGTGGACAAGCGAAAGGCACCCACCAACACGGAGCTGACCGCCGCCGTGGAAACTGCGGAGCGCTCCCTTGGCGAGACCGGCCGGGTCCTCTTGCGGCCTTCTGGTACAGAGCCGTTGGTACGCGTGATGGTAGAGGCCGCCACTCAAGAAGAAGCAGACGCCGTCGCGGCATCGCTGGCCGAAGTGGTGGCTCGCGAGCTGGCACTGTAGATATATCCACAACGAGTACTGAAGAAGGAGTGTGGGGCGTCCAAAGGCGCCCCACATCTCCATTGTGAGCTAGATCTTGCGGAGGATAACCTCTTCGACCACGTGGTCGGGCCCCTTACGCAAAACGATGTCCGCACGCGACTTGGTGGGAGCGATGTTTTGGGCGAGGTTTGGCCCATTGACGGAGTCCCAGATACCCAGAGTGCGCTCGACGAGCTCATCTTCATCCATGGCGCTGAACTGGTGAAAGTAGGAAGCAGGCTGGCTGAAAGCGATGTTGCGTAGGCGCAGTGTGCGTTCGAGGTACCAGCGGCGAATGTCATCCTCATCAGCATCTACGTAGATGGAGACGTCGAAGAAGTCGGACACGGCCATGAGTTCCTTCGCATCCTTGCGTGGTGGCTGAAGCACGTTCAGACCCTCAATGATGAGCACGTCGGGATGGTTGATCTCGATGTACTGACCCGGAACGATGTCATACGTGAGGTGGTCATAGACTGGCGCCGCGACGTTTGGCCGCCCGGCTTTGACCTGCATGAGGAAGTCAAGCAGCGAGGCCCTGTCATATGACTCTGGGAAGCCCTTTCGCAACTCGATGCCACGCCGCTCGAGTTCCGCGTTGGGGTAGAGAAAGCCGTCGGTTGTGACCAGATCAACCTTAGGAGTGGCTGGCCAGCGGCGCAGTAGCTCCTGGAGGAGACGCGCCGTGGTGGACTTTCCTACTGCCACTGATCCGGCTACCCCAATCACAAACGGGGTGCGAGCTTCTTCAAGTCCTAGGAACGACGACGTCGCCGTGTGAAGAGAGCCTTGTTCGGCCGAGTACATCTGAAGTAGTGCGGAAAGCGGGCGATAGATTGCATCGGCCTCGGAAAGGTCGATGGGATCGCCGAGCGCTGAGAGCCGGCGAATATCGCTGTGGCTGAGGGGGAGTGGGGTGGACTTGGCAAGAGCACTCCACTGCTCATGAGAGAACTTGACCACGTGCGTCGAAGATGCCGCTGCTTCCATGGGTCAGAAGTTTACTGGCAGGGGTGGCTGGTCTGCTGTCTTGGGAGGCACGAAATTGCAAGGTTTCCGTCACATATGGACGCTCATGGTCGATTTTTGGGCGGTCTGCCAACCGCCGTGAAGTGGTGGTCACAGTGATTGTCCTTGGACGTGGATAGACTAAGCCCATGTGTGGAATCGTTGGATACGTTGGTTCGGCCGTTGCATCAAACCGCCCACTTGACGTCGTACTTGAAGGTCTGGCTCGGCTTGAGTATCGCGGATACGATTCCGCGGGCGTTGCGGTTGCGGGCCCAGATGGCATGAAGGTGGCAAAGAAGGCCGGCCGTCTGGACAATCTTCGTGGTGAGCTGGCTGAACACCCGCTGCCGGCAGGCGAGGCCGCCATTGGTCACACCCGGTGGGCCACCCATGGTGGGCCAACCGATGCAAATGCGCACCCGCATGTTTCCTACGATGGCAGGGTGGCCGTTGTACACAATGGCATCATTGAGAATTTTCAACAGCTGCGCGCCGAACTGGCCGATCATGGCGTCACACCCGTATCGCAGACCGACACAGAGGTAGCAGCCCACCAGCTGGCGCTGGAGATGTCACATGGCGGCACGCTTCTCGAAGCGATGTGCCGCTTAGCTTCCCGCCTTGAAGGCTCATTCACTTTCGTGGCACTAGACCGCGATGATCCGCACGCGATTGTCGCTGCCCGGCGTAATTCCCCACTAGTCGTTGGACTGGGAGAGGGAGAGAACTACTTGGGCTCTGATGTTGCAGCATTCGTGGGCCAGACTCGCCACGCTATGGAACTCGGACAAGATCAGATAGTTCAGGTAACTCCTGATTCAGTTCGCGTGGTTGATTTCAAGGGCAACGAACAAACTGGCCGCAGGTTTGAGGTGGATTGGGATGTCAATGCTGCTGTTAAGGGTGGCTATGACACCTTCATGGATAAGGAGATTCATGAGGCGCCCACGGCCGTTGCTGAGACACTGCGGGGGCGCACCACTCCCGATGGCGGGCTCCAGTTGGATGAGATGCGTATTTCGGAAGCAGTGTTGCGTTCCGTTGACAAGATCATCGTGGTGGCCTGTGGTACCGCCGCCTACGCAGGGCACGTGGCCAAGTACGCCATCGAACACTGGTGCCGGATCCCGGTTGAAGTGGAGCTTGCTCACGAATTCCGCTACCGCGATCCGGTGGTGAATGAGAAGACCTTGGTTGTGGCGATCTCGCAGTCAGGAGAAACCATGGATACTCTCATGGCCATCCGCCACGCCCGCGAACAAGGCTCAAAGGTGCTGGCGATCGTCAATACGCACGGTTCAACCATCGCCCGGGAATCCGATGCTGTGCTTTACACTCATGCGGGCCCAGAGGTCGCAGTGGCTTCCACCAAGGCGTTCATCGCTCAGATCACGGCGTGCTACCTGCTCGGTCTTTACCTTGCTGAACTGCGTGGCAACAAGTACGTGGATGAAATCGCCACCTATTTGGATGAACTGGGCAAGATGCCAGATCGGATCGAAGAGGTGCTGGGGCTCGAATCGGACGTGCGGGAGCTGGCTCGCTCGATGTCAGACGTAACGTCGGTGCTCTTCCTTGGCCGTCACGTGGGCTATCCGGTGGCGTTGGAAGGTGCGCTCAAGCTCAAGGAGCTCGCCTACATCCACGCCGAAGGCTTTGCTGCGGGTGAGCTCAAGCACGGGCCAATCGCCCTTATTGAACCTGGCCTGCCAGTGTTTGTGATCGTACCTACACCTCGGCGCCCGCTTCTTCACTCCAAGGTCATTTCGAATCTTCAGGAAGTACGGGCACGTGGCGCCCGCACCATTGCGATTGCTGAGGAAGGAGATTCTGAAGCAGCTTCCTATGCTGACACGATCTTCTGGGTTCCCCGTACCACTCCCACGCTCATGATGCCGCTTGTCACGGTGGTTCCGCTTCAGATCTTCGCCAGTGAACTTGCCCGGGTCAAGGGTTATGACGTGGACAAGCCGCGTAACCTCGCCAAGTCAGTTACGGTGGAATAAGCGAACTGCACACCTCGCGGGCGTGGCCCGCTCGCTGTTGAGGCCCCTGCGGGTTCGTGGCATTGGAGAGGGAGGAACAGTCCATGCTCAGGGCATATCGATCTCATGACATTCGCCAAGCAGAGGTGCCGTTGCTCGCCGCCGGGACGCCGCTCATGCAGCGCGCGGCGGCAGCCACAGCATTCGAAACCGTGGCGGAGCTACGCCGCAGAGGTATCGGCATATCGGGTACTTCCGTCTTGGCTCTAGTGGGGGCTGGGAATAATGGAGGCGACGCCCTATTCGCAGCTGCCCGCCTTGCCCAGCGAGGCATGCAAGTCTCAGCCTTGTGCCTCGGCTCTTGTCACGAACAAGGCCTGGCGGCAGCTCGCCGCGCAAGGGTACGCATTCATTCTCTGGACGAAGCCACAGGTGGTTCGTCTGAGTTCATCGAGAGCCTTGCATTGCCCGCCGTGGTGTGGCTGGACGGCCTTGTGGGCATCGGCGCTCGCGGTGCACTTCGCGAACCGATGGCAACCCTTGTCGAATCCCTTGAAGAGGTACGGCGCATGCGCGCCCATGAGCCGATCATGATTGCGATCGATGTTCCAACAGGCGTTGGTAGCGACGACGGCGTCGTCGTAGGCCCAGCGCTCCATGCAGACGTGACGGTCACGATGGGTGCGTCCAAACCTGGCCTTATCCTAGATCCGGGATGCCGGTACGCCGGGCAGGTGGTTGAGGTCCCGCTTGGCATCGAGGAGTTCCTTCCGCCCGAACCGGCCTTGCTCTCACTTTCTGAAGCCGATGTGCTGGACCTGTGGGATATTCCTGGACCTTCCTCCCACAAATACACCCGCGGTGTGGTGGGCCTCATGACTGGGTCCGATTCATATCCGGGCGCTGCGTTACTCTCCGCAGGTGCAGCGTTGGCTGCAGGGCCCGGAATGGTCCGCTATGCGGGCCCCAAGGACGTGCGGCGCATGGTTATTGCGCGCTATCCGGAGATCGTGACTGCCCCTGGGCGAGTCCAGTGCTGGGTTATCGGTTCGGGCATGGATATGGCTGAAACCGAAGCTGCCGCTGAAGCCGCGCGCCGGTTACAGGAATCAGTAGCTGACGGGTTTCCTGTGGTGTTGGATGCCGGCGCGATAGAACTGGCAGTGGAAACCGATCTGCCTTCCACGGTGGTGCTCACGCCGCACGCCGGGGAGTTAGCGCAGCTGTTGACCGGCCGCGGGGAAGTCACTACCCGCGCCGATGTGGAGAACGCTCCAGCAAAGTACGCACGGATTGCTGCGACCCTCACTGGTGCCACGATTCTGCTTAAGGGCAGCATAGATATTGCCTGTGGCCCTGACGATCCCTTGTATGCGCAGGGCGGTGCGCCGGCATGGCGCGGTGTGGCTGGAGCGGGCGACGTTCAGGCGGGCCTGCTCGGAGCAATGCTTGCAGGCTGGGGTGATGAACTCGCCGAACTCGGACAAGGGCGCGGCATTCCCGCGCGGATCGCTGCCGCGGCCTCGTGGGTGCACGGGCGAGCCGCGCACATAGCGGCGGGACCCGGGCGGGGAAGGCCTATCACAGCCAGCCACATCAGCGCCGCGATCGGTTCGGCGATTGGCGATGCACTCGCGAACTAGCTGCGCAGGGCAGTGGCTGTTGGTGGAAGAATGTGGCCATGAGTTGCTACTATCCGGCGCGTGCTGACATCAACCTAGACGCGATCGTCCACAATCTTCGAACCATTGAATCCGCATTGAGCGGCCAGCAGATCATGGCGATCGTCAAAGCGGACGCGTATGGGCACGGACGCAGTCAGGTGGCACGCGCTTGCCTAAACGCTGGAGTCAACTTCTTCGGCGTGGCTCAGCTGGGTGAAGCGCTAACGCTTCGCAACGAACTGGGAGCAGGGCCGAACATCCTGACCTGGATCTACGCGCCAGGAGCGCCGCTGGTTCGCGCAATAGAAGCGAATATCGACATCTCAGTAGGGGCTTTCTGGGCCCTTGAGGAGGTGGAAAAGGCTGCTCGTGCGGTGGGCCAGCCGGCCCGCATCCATCTCAAGGCTGATACAGGTATGGCACGTGGTGGCTTCAACGGGTCAGATATGGCAGAAGCAGCACGCCAAGCCCGGAAGCTTGAGAACAACGGTTTGGCGCGCGTCGTCGGGCTATGGAGCCATCTGGCACGCGCAGATGAACCCGAAAGCGACTTCACAGACGTCCAAGTCAAGCGATTCGAGGCGGCCCGCAGTGCGGTCTCATCTGCGGGGATCGACGTTCAACTGCACCATCTTGCCGCTTCATCGGGTGCTCTGTGGCATCCGGCAGCTCGATATGACATGGTGCGCCCCGGCGCAGCGCTCTACGGGATCTCGCCAAGTCCAGCCATGGGAACGGCCGCACAACTGAATCTCCGCGGTGCAATGCAGCTTTCGGCCACTGTGATTGTGGATCGCACGGTACCTGCCGGAACAGGGATTTCCTATGGGCATAGTGCAGTGACGGATAAGGAAACTCGGCTTGGCGTCGTGCCGCTCGGCTATGAGGATGGAATCGACCGAATGGCAAGCAATACGGCTCCGCTTGTGATCAACGGACACCGCACCACAGTCACGGGTCGGGTCTGTATGGACCAGTTCGTCACAGAATTGCCGGAGGGAGCGAAGGCAGGCGACACCGCCTACCTGTTTGGGGATGCGCAAGACGGGCTACCCACCGCCGACGATTGGGCTGTGGCAACCAAGACAATCGGGTGGGAAGTGATCACGCGCATTGGGGCGCGCGTTCCGCGCTACTATCATGGCACGGGTGCGCCCAGATCATGATTGACAGAAGGGGGAGACGAGTGGAGGAGAACATGGAGCTGCAAGTGCCGGAAGCCGACGACATGCGCCACCTTGGCGAAGCGCTTGGATCGTTGCTGAAGGGTGGAGACCTAGTCATGCTTGACGGGCCGCTCGGCGCCGGAAAGACCACCCTCACTCAAGGAATTGCGCGGGGCATGAACGTGACGGGACGCGTTGCATCCCCGACCTTCGTGATTGGTCAGGTACATCATGCTCAAGAAGATGGCCCGGACCTCGTTCATGTAGATGCCTATCGATTGACGTCACTCGACGAACTCGACGCACTTGATCTTGATGCCTCTCTGGCCGATTCCGCCACTGTTGTGGAGTGGGGTGAAGGTAAAGTCGAAGTCCTGACAGAGGATCGCCTTACCCTCACGATCATCCGCCCCGAAGGCTCCGAACAAGGAGACACCGTTGAGGACCTGCCGGTGGATGCCCCGCGGACTGTTCGTCTTGATGCCACTGGCCCACGCGCTCAGGAGATCATGACTCGATTGGAAGAGCTTCTGTGAAGAAGTTGGCGGCCGCCGTCTCCCTTCTCGTGCTGGCCATTACGGTGGTCATGGGGGTGCCAGCTCAAGGCGCCTCGAAGGCTGACGGGAGCGCCGACGCGGCCGCTGATTGGTTCTCTTCGCAAGGGTTGTCTGTGGTGCGTTCCCACGCTTCAGTTGACATGCCTGATCTATCAGCAGACCAACTTGCCAATCTCCAACTTCAGAAGCCTCTCAACGCTGTCGAGTTCAACGCAAGTGGCAATGGAACCGAGGCGTCTGACATCTGGATTGCGCCCATCTATGTGGGCGCAAGCGTGGTTGGCACACTGGCAACGGTATTCACTGGCGGCCAATCGGGGCTCGTAGCAGTTACAGATGATTCCAATCTGGGATCAATCGTTGCCGAACCCCGCGATGAGGTGCAGATAGTGGTCGAACCGCGCATCGGCTCCGACGACGTGATCGGCGCGTGGTTCTCACTCGCAGCTGACGGCACTGTGACGCCAATCGATTCGGTTGCGAGATCGGTGTTGGCAGGAACGGTTTCGCTCGCCCAATACGCATCGCTGCGCGAAGGCCTTATCCAGACCGACGAGGAGTCCGGTTCAATCGGTTCCTCCTCGCCGGGAGCCACATCCACGTCCACCACCGTGTTGCGCGTCGCCGTGGTAGTGCTCATTATTCTGCTTTTGTTGATTGGGATCCTCGTGTGGATCCGATATGAGCATGCCAATGGTGAGGAAGACGCGGCATCAGCGCCTGAACCCGATTCCGATCCCAATACACCAGGTCCGAAGCGTTTCCGTCACGGCGTTGACGAGATCCAGGTCTTAGAACGTCCAGCGCCAAAGACACCAGAAGAGAAGAAGAATGAAGATCCTGACAATTGATACATCAGACCGCTCGATCGTGGGGGTCGTGGACACCGACCTGGGCGACGTTACTGAGCTAGCGTGCGAGGTCTCAGCTGATACTCGGCATCACGCCGAGACGCTCACCCCAATGGTGGCAAAAGTCCTTACGGACGCCGGAATCACAAAGCCTGACCTCATCGTGGCGGGAACAGGGCCTGCTGCGTTTACAGGGTTGCGGGCCGGGCTCATGACCGCGCGTGCGTTGGCGCGCGGGTGGGACGTTCCCGTCGTCGGCGTCTCTTCATTGGAGACCATTGCGCTCGGTGCCGCTCGCACCGGTGCAGACGAGGTTCTTGCCGTCATCGATGCCCGCCGTAAGGAGCTCTTTGCTCTGCGTGCGCGTCCCATGGGGCCCGACGACGTCGCCGTCATGTCCGGTCCGGAGATAGTCAAGCCCGCTGCTCTTCCAGCGATGCTTGATGAGGCCCCAGCTGTTGTGGCCACCTCTCACCCCGATCTCTATCCAGAACTGGCAGATGCAACTGCCATCTCGTGCCGTCCTGCGATGATGGCAACCTTGGCGTTGTCCCATCAAGGACGCCAAGATGCTGGTGAAGCGATCGACCTCTCAACGCAGCCGCAGTACCTGCGCCGCCCAGATATTCACAACGGCGGGGTTCCCCAGCCACAGGCCTAAGTTCACATGTCTGAGAACTCTGAGGCGCGCGGAGCGCAGGAAGCGCTGGCGGCGCATGGCCTCCAGCGCAAGACTCCGCTGCCGGGTTGGGCCAATCGGGCAGCAGAGTTCGATGCGCGCTCGTTTGGAGTGGACGCCTGGCCCGCAGCGGTGTGGCAACACGAGCTCTCTCAAGGCTTTGCCACCTATGTGGCCTACGTTGAGTCAGGAGTATCTACCGCAGGCCTGCCCACCATCGCAGCGCTTGGGGGAGTGAGCCACGGTGTGGAAGCCGAGATTCTCACGATTGCCGTCGCTGCCTCCCGGCGCGGATCCGGCCTCGGATCACTGCTCCTCGAGGATCTCATCTCGGTCGCGCGCGAGCACGATGCTGAGGTCATCTTTCTAGAAGTGCGCGCCAAGGATCTCCAGACCCAAGCTTTCTACGGTCGCCACGGTTTTGAGGGCGTG
The DNA window shown above is from Changpingibacter yushuensis and carries:
- the tsaB gene encoding tRNA (adenosine(37)-N6)-threonylcarbamoyltransferase complex dimerization subunit type 1 TsaB → MKILTIDTSDRSIVGVVDTDLGDVTELACEVSADTRHHAETLTPMVAKVLTDAGITKPDLIVAGTGPAAFTGLRAGLMTARALARGWDVPVVGVSSLETIALGAARTGADEVLAVIDARRKELFALRARPMGPDDVAVMSGPEIVKPAALPAMLDEAPAVVATSHPDLYPELADATAISCRPAMMATLALSHQGRQDAGEAIDLSTQPQYLRRPDIHNGGVPQPQA
- the glmS gene encoding glutamine--fructose-6-phosphate transaminase (isomerizing), whose amino-acid sequence is MCGIVGYVGSAVASNRPLDVVLEGLARLEYRGYDSAGVAVAGPDGMKVAKKAGRLDNLRGELAEHPLPAGEAAIGHTRWATHGGPTDANAHPHVSYDGRVAVVHNGIIENFQQLRAELADHGVTPVSQTDTEVAAHQLALEMSHGGTLLEAMCRLASRLEGSFTFVALDRDDPHAIVAARRNSPLVVGLGEGENYLGSDVAAFVGQTRHAMELGQDQIVQVTPDSVRVVDFKGNEQTGRRFEVDWDVNAAVKGGYDTFMDKEIHEAPTAVAETLRGRTTPDGGLQLDEMRISEAVLRSVDKIIVVACGTAAYAGHVAKYAIEHWCRIPVEVELAHEFRYRDPVVNEKTLVVAISQSGETMDTLMAIRHAREQGSKVLAIVNTHGSTIARESDAVLYTHAGPEVAVASTKAFIAQITACYLLGLYLAELRGNKYVDEIATYLDELGKMPDRIEEVLGLESDVRELARSMSDVTSVLFLGRHVGYPVALEGALKLKELAYIHAEGFAAGELKHGPIALIEPGLPVFVIVPTPRRPLLHSKVISNLQEVRARGARTIAIAEEGDSEAASYADTIFWVPRTTPTLMMPLVTVVPLQIFASELARVKGYDVDKPRNLAKSVTVE
- the alr gene encoding alanine racemase; translated protein: MSCYYPARADINLDAIVHNLRTIESALSGQQIMAIVKADAYGHGRSQVARACLNAGVNFFGVAQLGEALTLRNELGAGPNILTWIYAPGAPLVRAIEANIDISVGAFWALEEVEKAARAVGQPARIHLKADTGMARGGFNGSDMAEAARQARKLENNGLARVVGLWSHLARADEPESDFTDVQVKRFEAARSAVSSAGIDVQLHHLAASSGALWHPAARYDMVRPGAALYGISPSPAMGTAAQLNLRGAMQLSATVIVDRTVPAGTGISYGHSAVTDKETRLGVVPLGYEDGIDRMASNTAPLVINGHRTTVTGRVCMDQFVTELPEGAKAGDTAYLFGDAQDGLPTADDWAVATKTIGWEVITRIGARVPRYYHGTGAPRS
- a CDS encoding NAD(P)H-hydrate epimerase translates to MLRAYRSHDIRQAEVPLLAAGTPLMQRAAAATAFETVAELRRRGIGISGTSVLALVGAGNNGGDALFAAARLAQRGMQVSALCLGSCHEQGLAAARRARVRIHSLDEATGGSSEFIESLALPAVVWLDGLVGIGARGALREPMATLVESLEEVRRMRAHEPIMIAIDVPTGVGSDDGVVVGPALHADVTVTMGASKPGLILDPGCRYAGQVVEVPLGIEEFLPPEPALLSLSEADVLDLWDIPGPSSHKYTRGVVGLMTGSDSYPGAALLSAGAALAAGPGMVRYAGPKDVRRMVIARYPEIVTAPGRVQCWVIGSGMDMAETEAAAEAARRLQESVADGFPVVLDAGAIELAVETDLPSTVVLTPHAGELAQLLTGRGEVTTRADVENAPAKYARIAATLTGATILLKGSIDIACGPDDPLYAQGGAPAWRGVAGAGDVQAGLLGAMLAGWGDELAELGQGRGIPARIAAAASWVHGRAAHIAAGPGRGRPITASHISAAIGSAIGDALAN
- the tsaE gene encoding tRNA (adenosine(37)-N6)-threonylcarbamoyltransferase complex ATPase subunit type 1 TsaE is translated as MELQVPEADDMRHLGEALGSLLKGGDLVMLDGPLGAGKTTLTQGIARGMNVTGRVASPTFVIGQVHHAQEDGPDLVHVDAYRLTSLDELDALDLDASLADSATVVEWGEGKVEVLTEDRLTLTIIRPEGSEQGDTVEDLPVDAPRTVRLDATGPRAQEIMTRLEELL
- the coaA gene encoding type I pantothenate kinase — encoded protein: MEAAASSTHVVKFSHEQWSALAKSTPLPLSHSDIRRLSALGDPIDLSEADAIYRPLSALLQMYSAEQGSLHTATSSFLGLEEARTPFVIGVAGSVAVGKSTTARLLQELLRRWPATPKVDLVTTDGFLYPNAELERRGIELRKGFPESYDRASLLDFLMQVKAGRPNVAAPVYDHLTYDIVPGQYIEINHPDVLIIEGLNVLQPPRKDAKELMAVSDFFDVSIYVDADEDDIRRWYLERTLRLRNIAFSQPASYFHQFSAMDEDELVERTLGIWDSVNGPNLAQNIAPTKSRADIVLRKGPDHVVEEVILRKI
- a CDS encoding GNAT family N-acetyltransferase; its protein translation is MSENSEARGAQEALAAHGLQRKTPLPGWANRAAEFDARSFGVDAWPAAVWQHELSQGFATYVAYVESGVSTAGLPTIAALGGVSHGVEAEILTIAVAASRRGSGLGSLLLEDLISVAREHDAEVIFLEVRAKDLQTQAFYGRHGFEGVGRRRRYYVDDDALIMRRDLRPEN